The following coding sequences lie in one Carboxydothermus pertinax genomic window:
- a CDS encoding FmdE family protein: MCRVFTDWERVVEFHGHVCPGLAIGYRAAKLALERFLEKGGNLDDLYVVTENDACGVDAIQVLTGCTFGKGRLIYKDTGKMAYTFGSISWGKGERLMVRGELWQRSSDQEKLFNKILEKKATEEEKKLFSELQNKRSEEILTMPSDQLFKIQEVPFKVRPVRIFKSLTCSKCGEAVMEPKARLYQGEIVCKDCFIDYKVCE; this comes from the coding sequence GTGTGTAGAGTATTTACGGACTGGGAACGGGTGGTGGAGTTCCACGGACATGTCTGCCCGGGACTGGCCATTGGCTACCGGGCGGCTAAACTGGCTTTGGAACGATTTTTGGAGAAAGGAGGGAATTTGGACGATTTATATGTCGTTACCGAAAATGATGCCTGTGGTGTGGATGCCATTCAGGTGTTGACCGGATGTACTTTTGGCAAAGGACGGTTAATTTACAAAGATACCGGCAAAATGGCTTATACCTTTGGCAGCATATCCTGGGGCAAGGGAGAACGCCTGATGGTACGAGGCGAGCTTTGGCAAAGGAGTTCGGACCAGGAAAAATTATTTAATAAAATTTTAGAGAAAAAAGCTACGGAAGAGGAAAAGAAACTATTTTCAGAACTTCAAAACAAACGATCTGAAGAAATTTTAACTATGCCTTCGGACCAATTATTTAAAATTCAGGAAGTCCCCTTTAAGGTCCGGCCGGTAAGAATTTTTAAAAGTTTAACTTGCAGTAAATGCGGGGAAGCGGTAATGGAGCCTAAAGCGCGGCTTTACCAGGGGGAGATAGTTTGTAAAGACTGTTTTATTGATTATAAAGTTTGTGAATAA